From Quercus robur chromosome 8, dhQueRobu3.1, whole genome shotgun sequence:
CAGCAAACTAGAGACAACCACCCACGTGTAtggttaaaattttttctacaaAAGCAATTGTGTTTGCTGTAGCCATGTAGGTCCTTTGATTGTGAAGCATATTCAAGCATTCCCACTTTCCTAGGTACAACCGTACAGAggtatcctttttttttctttttcttttttcatatatttttttgtttttatattaatcAACATATCATAtgacattataatttataaatgtacctaattaaaatttacttctatttatcatttaattaatttatagataaccttcaaagaaaaaatttttaacttatagataaaaataatataacatgtaTTTGGTTGTACTTGTATTTTATTAGATGATTTTTattcattgaaatttgaatgattatttttaaattattagtttttttattttttttttaatttttttttaatcttagtcATTATACTTTGCCCATTTCATAGTTGattaaagatattaaattttttgtcaattttgtctcattattgtttaattttaattagataCACATTTTGTAGCATATATTGAATTATAAACTACTTAACTTGTATATTGATTATTAAATTGTATGTACATtactattttagattttatagtgAAAATTGTTAGTCGACTAATTTtatgtccccccccccccccccaaagttAATTTCCTGTCTCCTCCTTTTGTTCTTCATGTCTTTTACggtttcaaaaaatcaaaaaactgAATATTCGATGATTCACTTCAGGTATACACATCAAAAATTACACCTTTAAGACTTGAATGCAACACTAGGTgctgcttttttatttatttaaatattaaattttgtacaatgggttttgttttttttttatcattatgaTAGTTGTAGGTTAACATCTTTATAGTTTTTGTCAGTCACAATTATAAAAAGGTGGTCAAGAggagtaagaaataaaataaagatgatTATATAATGGACATTGAAAACTTTGtagtgcaataaaatcaaccattacattcacttaattaaatcaataatcgacaataaaaaataatataatacaaaacttaaacttaaaactaatcaaattctAACTAGAGAAATTATATTTCTTATCATAACTAAAAATGAGATGTTCTTCagtaatttagaaattatattagaaataaagttggaaaattttataatctcattttttgacatttcatttaaccttttatatatatatatatatatatataatcataatctTCATACACCATGACTTAAAAAGATCTAATGAATAGTTCTTCCTCTTATTTAATTTCTAtgttatccaaatcatcaaccaataaatatatgataatggtaaaaAACATTATAGACaagattatgaaaaaaaaaaaatttttatttaaaaaaaactctttataaagtctagggactaaaatagtattttgtctaaaaaattatcacacgCAATGCGCGGGTCTGCGACTAGTGGATTTGAAATATGTGGCCTCTATCCCATGTTGGTTGGTCTTTTTCATGAGGTCAAGAGACACTACACTTTACAACATAATGAGTTAACTATAACCCACTTGTTGggtacaatttttttcccaatacaAAACTTAGGTCAtatttggtaacagtttttattttttattttcaaaaactggTTTTGGGgaatataaacaaaaaacaattttctagtatttttgaaatcaaaaacatgtttggttagttgaaattaaataaaatagtattttgaaggaaaaaaaaatactaaaatatgttgttactaggatttgaactctaatgctaactcattataTGAGACAGATTCTttaaattaaatgcattttttcattgacttttgaatattagaaattgaaaatagccttttgcatgtttttagtttcctttacaaattgagttttgagaataatttttgttttatgtctattttgggttgccaaacaagtttttagtctcaaaaatagaaaattgtttttgaaaacagaaaataaaaggaaaaattagttACCAAATATATCCTTTACTTTTACATAACTTActttataaataagtaagctaaaacaaaaaagtcaTCCCAATTAATATCTCATGTATTCATGTATTCAATATATGTATAATCTTTTTCACAAAAGGTGGACTCCTTGCAATTATGGACAAATAAGGATCCTTTTGAAAAAAACCAGCATGTTATATATATTGCACTTAGTAGACCATAAAATGAATGATAATGTGTAGCTAGGGTTTCTTTTGATTATGAAGAGAGATtataagtgaaaaaaagaatgtaaattggtaaagaaagaagaaaaatatttttaaaattttgatgtgaCCTTTTTGCCATCTAAGCATCGATACTACCAATAAAATTTAGACAAGTCAATACTGTATTTAATCTTTTAATATTAGGCAAGGCTACAGCAATGTAGACCGTCTGTCAAGTAGTCATTTCATAAGTGAGATGACCATATGGACTAAATTAACTGTAAGTTCAAAAATGTAAGAACTAAATTAAATGCTACTTGGggatcaaattgaaaataaactctaaatatagggacgaaaaaatgtattttgcttaaaatgaaatattaaaagtAGAAATTAGGATTTTTATTGAGTTATAGTATGTTGTGAGGGAGATGATGCTATGCCTCTCCATCCAAACCCAATGCCATGAAGTATAggctaaaaaaaagaattcttatATAGTTTGCCACGTTACAACTTTCACGTGTGTCAAGTTTTAATTAGATGTACTCACTTATTCATGGGTCTATCactaacacttagtgaaaaatAATCCAATCAACACTACACCCACGTCATTTGAGTTCCTATATTTTggccaaattttcaatttaatcctcaagttacataaatttttaaacTTCTTGTTATTTTGATCATGTTGTCATCTTACTAATAGAAACACAAATTTAGCAGGTATTTTCCATAAGTCAAATGATAGCCTGCaattaccaaaaagaaaaaagaaaaaaaaggcataaatacacttttggtctctatattttgacttttttccattttggtccttacattttcattttaccatttttagtaCCTAAACTAATTGACACGTAACATTTAAATCCTTACCGTTACCCAACTAACTGAAAAGGCTGATGTGGCAAACAAAGTTTACTTTTAGTACATCAGAGACTAATAtggccaataaaataatattttaaaatgccatgtcagcataaaatagtaattaaaaaagaCATATCAGCATCCACACaacctttaaattttttttttaattaatttatcaatttaaacaaaatgaaaaaaaataataaaaaaataaaacaaaacaaaacgaaaCAAAATTAGAACCCAAAATTAGGCGTGAAtgcatctaatttttttttttaaaaaaaaattaatcaatcaaattcaacaaattaaaaaaagaaaacaatagaattaaaattcaatacataaaTTAAGATCTGggcttatcttcaacaagaacACAATGAACACAAACCCAGGTTTAAATATAAGAATCACACACCCAAATTTTCTAGGATTTTCTTGCtctttcttgtcaaccaaacacaaaaacacaaacccgGCAATTGAtctttcttgtcaaccaaacacaaaaaaataaacacaaacccaaacacTAACAAGAATTCAATTTCGAAGAGAAGCTTCTAGATCCGTTCGATCAAATAACAATCAATTGATGGAATACAATATCTTCTCAGCGATGTCTTCGAACCTTGTAGTGGCGGTGGCAGATCGGACCCTTGTGGTGGTAGATCGGACCCACCACCACTTCCACTAGTAAAAACCCATTACTCTCTTTTGCTCCATCACTCATTTCACTCCTCACTTTCTTCACATTCCACCTCTCACAGCTCCTCTTCTATGCTTCTCTCTCACTCGTCTTCTCACCCTATCCCCATTCCCCTACTTACCCTCTTGAGCTCTTTCTCGGCGTCGTCCGATTCTTTCTCGTTTCGGACTCTTCGGATTTCGTATCGCCGGATTTTTGGACCCGGGCTAAGGTTTCTTTGAGCTTTGTGTTATTTGTGGCGGCCTGTGCTGTGTCTAGGTTTGTGGGGTTAGTGTCTGTATTCTtggttctaattttattttatttttttcatttttcattttgtttaaattgataaattaatttaaaaaaataaaaggttgtGTGAATGCTTATGTGtcttttttaattactattttatgtTGATGTAGCatttttaaatctaattttattggCCATGTCAGCCTTTAGTGTATCAACAATAAACTCTGTTTGTCATGTCAGTTTTTTCAGTTAATTGAGTGACGATAAGAACTTAAATGTCATatgttaattggtttagggactaagggtacgtttggtacactgaatgtggattacaatatgaatgataatttttattaccaggaataaaatatgttgtaatggaataactaaacatattcattagtttggttgtgagttgtaacatttgaataaaacttatgatttattttaggaaatatctcattcatacaattatattttctagaaaataatatattttaaattttagagagatgagttttttttaatgatttttttatttccataattgctatgtggatatggaaagttgatttatttggaaatatattagtgttggaaattattatatctactaaggaatagctattacaacctttttagagaggaatagttattccttatgaataggtattctttaaaatgaataactattacattaaaatgcctattacagtctaccaaacgtgtcctaagtgtttgtttggatagGAATTATCCTGcgtatttcctttttttttttttttttagccgtgatttttgacttttctaccCATGCACTATTCATGAAacccacaaccactttattcaggaaaaaatattaaaaataggttttacagtactatttacacatttaaaaattattttgttacagtatttttagtttttagcaaaataagctgtatccaaacggataaagtggtaaaatgaaaatataaggaccaaaatggaaaaaaaaaaaaaaaaaaaaatgatagccTGCATCAAAATGAAAACGGTGTAAATTTGAGGACCACGTTacaaatatgaccaaaatataaggactaaaaagtattaaaaaaaaaaaaaaaaaaaaaactggcgCGCTTGGTTCATCTGGTTCTTCTACCTAGGCCTTAGCATAATTTCGGTTCGGCTGAAgatcaaaatttttctttaacacTTTCGCAATGCAAAGCACGACCCAGCAATGCGCCATGGAAAATTTCTCCTCACCAAAACCCCACCACCGCCAACAACAAACAGCCTATCTAAAATGGGAGACCTTCTCCTCATTGCCTCTCTCACCAAAACCATCTCGGAGTCCGGCACTCGCAACCTCGACCCTTCCTCCATTCCTCTCACCCAATCTCTCCTCCTCCAAATCCTCCACTCCAATTCTCTCCACCCTTCCAACAAAATCGACTTCTTCATTTGGTGCTCCTCTTCTCTCAGACATTTTTACAAACACTCCGCATGCGCTTACTCTCACATTCTCCGCATCGCTTGTCTCGGTAATGAACACCACCACATCCCCACTCTGTTGCTCTCCATGAAGCAAGACGGCGTCGTTGCTGACTCCGCCACTTTCAAGTTCTTGCTCGACGCCTTTATTCGCTCCGGTAAGATCGACTTCGCTCTTCAGATTTTGGACCAAATGGAAGAGCTTGAAGTTGAGCTAGGTACCACGATTTTCGATCCCCACATGTATAACACCGTTCTCGTGGCTCTGCTTAGGAAAAACCAACTGGGTTTGGCTTTGTCAATCTTCTTTAAGCTTCTCGAAGCTTCAGCTTCTTCGGTCCCTAGCTCTATTGCCTGTAACGAATTGTTAGTCACTCTTAGGAAAGCAAACAtgagagtggaattcaaacaagTGTTTGATAAACTTAGGGACAAGAATGGGTTCGAGTTTGATACTTGGGGTTACAATATATGCATTCATGCATTTGGGTGTTGGGGTGATTTGGTTACCTCTTTAGGCCTATTCAAAGAAATGAAGGATAAAACATCACTGGGTCCAGACTTGTGCACTTACAATAGTTTGATTCATGTGCTGTGCTTGGTTGGGAAGGTGAAGGATGCACTGATTGTTTGGGAGGAATTGAAAGGGTCTGGTCATGAGCCCGATAAGTTTACATATCGAATAATGATTCAAGGGTGCTGTAAATCTTATCGAATTGATGATGCCACCAGGATTTTTAATGAGATGCAGTATAACGGGTTTATCCCGGATACTGTTGTGTATAGTTCACTGCTTGATGGGATGTTCAAGGCGAGGAATGTCACGGATGCCTGCCAACTGTTTGAGAAAATGGTTCAAGATGGGGTACGAGCCTCGTGTTGGACGTATAATATTTTGATTGATGGGTTGTTTAGGAATGGGAGGGCTGAGGCTGGTTACACTCTGTTTTGTGACTTGAAGAAGAAGGGTCAGTTTGTGGATGGTGTTACTTACAGTATTGTTGTGTTGCAACTTTGTAGGGAGGGTCTGCTTGAGGAAGCACTGAAATTGGTGGAAGAAATGGAAGGCAGAGGATTTGTTGTTGATTTAGTTACTATTACGTCGCTTTTGATAGGGCTTCATAAGCATGGGCGGTGGGATTGGACAGAGAGACTTATGAAGCACATTAGGGATGGTAATCTGGTTCCTAATGTTCTTAAATGGAAGACCGATATGGAGGCTTTGATGAAAAATCCACAGAGCAAGAGGAAGGATTATACACCAATGTTCCAAACTAAAGGTGACTTTGGTGAGATTATGGATTTAATAAGTTCTGCAGACAATGTGGTGGATGCAAACTTTGTTTCAGATGACCCTGGAATTAGTGATGAAGAGACTTCATCCAGTGACATTGATCAGTGGTCATCTTCCCCTTATATGGATCAATTAGCCAGTCAAATGAAGTCTGCTGATCATTCCTCTCAACCATATTCACCATCTAGGGGCCAACGAGTTCAGCCCAAAGGGATGGGCTCGTTTGATATTGACATGGTCAATACTTTCTTGTCTATATTCCTGGCCAAGGGAAAGTTGAGCTTAGCCTGCAAgttgtttgaaattttcagtAATATGGGTGTCAACCCTGTGAGCTACACTTACAATTCTATTATGAGTTCATTTGTCAAGAAGGGATATTTTAATGAGGCATGGGGTGTCCTCAATGAAATGGGCGAGAAGGTTTGCCCGGCAGACATAGCGACATACAATGTGATAATACAAGGCTTGGGGAAGATGAGAAGAGCAGATCTAGCTAGTGCTGTTCTGGATAAGCTAGTTAAGGATGGTGGTTATCTTGACATAGTTATGTACAACACCCTGATTAATGCGCTTGGGAAGGCCCGCCGGATTGATGAAGTAAACAAGCTCTTT
This genomic window contains:
- the LOC126696886 gene encoding pentatricopeptide repeat-containing protein At4g01570 — translated: MRHGKFLLTKTPPPPTTNSLSKMGDLLLIASLTKTISESGTRNLDPSSIPLTQSLLLQILHSNSLHPSNKIDFFIWCSSSLRHFYKHSACAYSHILRIACLGNEHHHIPTLLLSMKQDGVVADSATFKFLLDAFIRSGKIDFALQILDQMEELEVELGTTIFDPHMYNTVLVALLRKNQLGLALSIFFKLLEASASSVPSSIACNELLVTLRKANMRVEFKQVFDKLRDKNGFEFDTWGYNICIHAFGCWGDLVTSLGLFKEMKDKTSLGPDLCTYNSLIHVLCLVGKVKDALIVWEELKGSGHEPDKFTYRIMIQGCCKSYRIDDATRIFNEMQYNGFIPDTVVYSSLLDGMFKARNVTDACQLFEKMVQDGVRASCWTYNILIDGLFRNGRAEAGYTLFCDLKKKGQFVDGVTYSIVVLQLCREGLLEEALKLVEEMEGRGFVVDLVTITSLLIGLHKHGRWDWTERLMKHIRDGNLVPNVLKWKTDMEALMKNPQSKRKDYTPMFQTKGDFGEIMDLISSADNVVDANFVSDDPGISDEETSSSDIDQWSSSPYMDQLASQMKSADHSSQPYSPSRGQRVQPKGMGSFDIDMVNTFLSIFLAKGKLSLACKLFEIFSNMGVNPVSYTYNSIMSSFVKKGYFNEAWGVLNEMGEKVCPADIATYNVIIQGLGKMRRADLASAVLDKLVKDGGYLDIVMYNTLINALGKARRIDEVNKLFEQMRTSGINPDVVTFNTLIEVHSKAGRLKDAYKFLKMMLDAGCLPNHVTDTTLDFLGKEIEKLRYQKASIMRNKDDSS